The following proteins are co-located in the Rhodococcus opacus B4 genome:
- a CDS encoding TetR/AcrR family transcriptional regulator — MSTSDSVGGARAGKRTGRPRSLSEDDIVQAALADDLSTLTMPAVARRLGVSHSTIYRYFPDREALLRACVDHVARSMDWPDPELDWRELLLTFADRLWASFEQYPGLAQVELTVPGTPSGVVDGIETLVLSLHRQGFSTRDALLVVDFVAELTMTQFSMMGGLDDTVSPTDPRTAREAYQDSWRDSPVLAQALGDDSTWQGRGWMQDKLALVLDGLALRRL, encoded by the coding sequence GTGAGCACCTCGGATTCGGTCGGCGGCGCCCGGGCGGGAAAACGCACCGGGCGCCCCCGATCGCTGTCCGAGGACGACATCGTGCAGGCGGCCCTCGCCGACGACCTCAGCACCCTGACGATGCCCGCGGTGGCGCGCCGGCTGGGGGTCAGCCACTCCACGATCTACCGCTACTTTCCCGACCGCGAGGCGCTGCTGCGGGCGTGCGTCGATCACGTGGCCCGGTCGATGGACTGGCCCGACCCCGAGTTGGACTGGCGTGAACTGCTTCTCACGTTCGCGGACCGGCTGTGGGCGAGCTTCGAACAGTACCCGGGGCTCGCGCAGGTGGAGTTGACCGTTCCCGGCACTCCGTCCGGGGTGGTGGATGGCATCGAAACGCTCGTGCTGTCGCTGCACCGGCAGGGATTCTCCACACGGGACGCGCTGCTGGTCGTCGACTTCGTCGCCGAACTGACCATGACGCAGTTCTCGATGATGGGCGGTCTCGACGACACCGTCAGCCCGACCGATCCGCGCACCGCCCGGGAGGCGTATCAGGACAGCTGGCGCGACTCGCCGGTGCTGGCGCAGGCGCTCGGCGACGACTCGACATGGCAGGGGCGCGGCTGGATGCAGGACAAACTCGCCCTCGTGCTGGATGGTCTTGCGCTCCGCCGCCTGTGA
- a CDS encoding IclR family transcriptional regulator domain-containing protein, protein MTACANQVAAEVAEERYFLESLDRGLSVLECFDEQHRERTLSEVAQSVGITRSTARRILLTLVDKGFLRLDGRNFSLTPRVLRFGFSYLAALGLPQVADPHIEALAKELGETISVTILDGPDVVYVARVRSPRIIRISITVGMRFPAYATSTGRVLLAGLSADALDDYLKTTTFQSFTPQTISDVDQLRTAVGQVAADGWSMSENELEIGIRGAAVPIRDRTGAVVAALNSSLQGTQYTRGDVEATVVPKLVATAERIGSDLSLG, encoded by the coding sequence ATGACGGCGTGTGCGAATCAGGTGGCTGCTGAGGTGGCCGAGGAACGGTACTTCCTCGAGTCCCTGGACCGCGGCCTGAGCGTTCTCGAATGCTTCGACGAGCAGCACCGCGAGCGCACTCTGAGCGAGGTGGCGCAGAGCGTCGGGATCACCCGATCCACGGCGCGCCGCATTCTGCTCACCTTGGTGGACAAGGGTTTCCTGCGTCTCGACGGACGCAACTTCTCGCTCACACCCCGGGTGCTGCGGTTCGGTTTCTCGTATCTCGCCGCGCTGGGACTGCCGCAGGTCGCCGATCCGCACATCGAGGCGCTCGCGAAGGAACTGGGCGAGACCATCTCCGTCACCATCCTCGACGGTCCCGACGTGGTGTACGTGGCGCGGGTCCGCTCACCCCGGATCATCCGCATCTCCATCACGGTGGGCATGCGATTTCCCGCCTACGCGACATCGACGGGGCGGGTTCTGCTGGCGGGACTTTCGGCCGACGCCCTCGACGACTACCTGAAGACCACCACGTTCCAGTCGTTCACCCCGCAGACGATCTCGGACGTCGACCAACTGCGCACCGCGGTGGGGCAGGTCGCCGCGGACGGCTGGTCGATGTCGGAGAACGAACTCGAGATCGGCATCCGCGGCGCGGCCGTTCCCATCCGCGATCGGACGGGCGCCGTGGTCGCCGCCCTGAACTCCTCGCTGCAGGGCACCCAGTACACCCGCGGCGACGTCGAGGCGACGGTGGTGCCGAAACTCGTCGCGACGGCGGAGCGGATCGGTTCCGACCTGTCGCTCGGCTGA
- a CDS encoding DUF2252 domain-containing protein yields the protein MATSSRAGRSTVIDARRSAGKAARESLSRKAQGVFALPERDPVAVIEAQNTTRLQSLVPIRVGRMLDSPFALYRGSAAMMAHDLADSPVTGCQVIASGDAHLANFGLFASPERRMLFDLNDFDEAYPAPWEWDVRRLAASVWIHGRANSYTEAQCADSTGAAVRSYRNTLRTLFRLTATERYYFQEETDVIEHDPGAQRQQIRAVTEKARKRTSEQVLRKLTTMEADGRPYIVDQFPVIRHSTKYDLGRITELYLLYLDTLRADIRLLLTQYEVVDYAMRIVGVGSVGTRCWLLLLQGPAGEPLFLQAKEAPRSVLETHGKVAAAPDSIIRAVAENGQGSRVVGAQRILQAQSDPFLGWVRDVEGDDGRRRDFYLRQFRDMKGSVDLQALEPAQSVRYAALCGTMLARAHSQSPGSAFVAGYLGNGDTFDLAITAWARLYADQSEKDYDALRAAVKAGRLPAETGL from the coding sequence ATGGCCACGTCTTCCCGAGCCGGCAGGTCCACGGTGATCGATGCGCGACGTTCGGCCGGGAAGGCCGCACGCGAATCGCTTTCCCGCAAGGCGCAGGGCGTGTTCGCCCTTCCGGAGCGCGACCCGGTGGCGGTGATCGAAGCGCAGAACACCACCCGGCTGCAGTCCCTGGTGCCGATCCGGGTCGGGCGCATGCTCGATTCACCGTTCGCGCTGTACCGCGGATCGGCCGCGATGATGGCGCACGACCTCGCCGACTCACCGGTCACCGGGTGCCAGGTCATCGCCTCCGGCGACGCGCACCTCGCGAACTTCGGGCTGTTCGCCTCACCGGAACGGCGGATGCTGTTCGACCTCAACGACTTCGACGAGGCCTATCCGGCACCGTGGGAGTGGGATGTGCGCCGGCTCGCCGCGAGCGTGTGGATCCACGGGCGCGCCAACTCGTACACCGAGGCGCAGTGCGCCGACTCCACCGGCGCCGCCGTCCGCTCGTACCGCAACACCCTGAGGACACTGTTCCGGCTGACCGCCACGGAGCGGTACTACTTCCAGGAGGAGACGGACGTCATCGAGCACGACCCGGGCGCGCAACGACAGCAGATCCGGGCGGTCACCGAGAAGGCACGCAAACGGACGTCCGAACAGGTCCTCCGGAAGCTGACCACGATGGAGGCGGACGGCAGGCCGTACATCGTCGACCAGTTCCCCGTCATCCGGCATTCGACGAAATACGACCTGGGCCGCATCACCGAGCTGTACCTCCTGTATCTCGACACCCTGCGTGCCGACATTCGACTGTTGCTGACGCAGTACGAGGTGGTCGATTACGCGATGCGCATCGTGGGTGTGGGCAGCGTCGGAACCCGCTGCTGGCTGTTGCTGCTGCAGGGACCGGCCGGAGAGCCGCTCTTCCTGCAGGCCAAGGAGGCGCCCCGGTCGGTGCTGGAGACGCACGGGAAGGTCGCGGCCGCACCGGACTCGATCATTCGCGCGGTCGCGGAGAACGGTCAGGGCTCCCGCGTCGTCGGCGCGCAGCGCATCCTGCAGGCACAGTCGGACCCGTTTCTGGGGTGGGTGCGCGACGTCGAGGGCGACGACGGGCGAAGGCGCGACTTCTACCTGCGGCAGTTCCGCGACATGAAGGGGTCCGTCGACCTGCAGGCCCTGGAACCGGCGCAGTCGGTGAGGTACGCGGCGTTGTGTGGCACGATGCTCGCTCGCGCGCACAGCCAGAGCCCCGGATCGGCGTTCGTCGCCGGGTATCTCGGCAACGGGGACACCTTCGACCTGGCGATCACCGCCTGGGCCCGCCTGTATGCGGACCAGTCGGAGAAGGATTACGACGCGCTGCGGGCGGCGGTGAAGGCGGGGCGGCTTCCCGCGGAGACCGGTCTCTAG
- a CDS encoding PQQ-dependent sugar dehydrogenase — MGQRLFAATAALVVVACAACQSEGSSAQVSTATAAAAPSAGEPAVIAADLDVPWGIAFLPDGTAVVAERDSGAIRHLRSDGRAAVIGEVPGVTAQGESGLLGLAVSPNYATDRTIYAYLTTGDDNRVVSLRFDGTSLGEPAPILTGIPAGSIHDGGRIAFGPDGKLYVTTGEAGDRPLAQDPSSLGGKILRIDPDGSVPADNPTPGSPVWSLGHRNVQGLAWDGAGRLWATEFGANTWDELNLIEPGGNYGWPEVEGRAGEAGFVDPAIQWSTGEASPSGLAFHDGALWVAALRGERLWRIPVGGDGALGDPQSLFEGEFGRLRTVVATPDGALWFSTSNRDGRGDPGESDDRIVRVP; from the coding sequence ATGGGACAGCGACTTTTCGCGGCCACGGCGGCGCTGGTGGTCGTCGCGTGCGCGGCCTGCCAGTCCGAGGGCAGTTCGGCGCAGGTGTCGACGGCCACCGCGGCGGCCGCGCCGTCCGCGGGCGAGCCGGCGGTCATCGCGGCCGACCTGGACGTGCCGTGGGGGATAGCGTTTCTGCCGGACGGGACGGCGGTCGTCGCGGAACGGGACAGCGGCGCGATCCGGCACCTGCGGTCGGACGGGCGCGCCGCCGTGATCGGCGAGGTGCCCGGCGTGACGGCGCAGGGCGAATCGGGGCTGCTGGGCCTGGCCGTCTCGCCGAACTACGCCACCGATCGGACGATCTACGCGTACCTGACCACCGGCGACGACAACCGGGTGGTCTCCCTGCGTTTCGACGGCACCAGCCTCGGCGAGCCGGCCCCGATCCTCACGGGCATCCCCGCCGGATCGATCCACGACGGCGGCCGGATCGCGTTCGGCCCGGACGGCAAGCTGTACGTCACCACCGGTGAAGCCGGCGACCGGCCGCTCGCCCAGGACCCGTCCTCGCTCGGCGGGAAGATCCTGCGCATCGACCCGGACGGGTCTGTGCCCGCCGACAATCCGACCCCCGGGTCGCCGGTGTGGTCGCTCGGGCACCGCAACGTGCAGGGCCTCGCGTGGGACGGCGCAGGCAGGCTGTGGGCCACCGAGTTCGGGGCGAACACCTGGGACGAGCTGAACCTGATCGAACCCGGCGGCAACTACGGATGGCCGGAGGTCGAGGGACGGGCCGGCGAGGCGGGCTTCGTCGACCCGGCGATCCAATGGTCCACCGGGGAGGCGTCCCCGTCGGGTCTCGCCTTCCACGACGGCGCGCTGTGGGTCGCGGCGCTGCGCGGCGAACGGCTGTGGCGGATACCGGTGGGCGGGGACGGTGCGCTCGGTGATCCGCAGTCGCTGTTCGAGGGCGAATTCGGGCGACTGCGGACCGTCGTCGCGACACCGGACGGCGCCCTCTGGTTCAGCACCAGCAACCGCGACGGCCGCGGCGATCCGGGCGAGTCCGACGATCGGATCGTCCGGGTGCCGTGA
- a CDS encoding shikimate dehydrogenase gives MAAQSVLCGLIGDGIDGSFSPALHEAEGHAQDMNYVYRLLDLERLHGAAATVEGIVDLARQWGFDGLNVTHPYKQQVMAYLDELSPDAARLEAVNTVVFTGGRAVGHNTDWTGFGSSLGRELPGASLDRVVQIGAGGAGVAVAYSALTRGAGHLTVTDVDLARAEHCRDTMRQLFPGSVVDAVPVSEIAGPLTAASGLINATPIGMVGFPGTPVPVELLRPDLWVADVIYRPIETPLIRAARALGAPTLGGAGMNVFQAADAFELFTGVTPDFERMYAHVLTLVAQQSRRAA, from the coding sequence ATGGCTGCACAGTCGGTGCTCTGCGGACTCATCGGAGACGGGATCGACGGTTCGTTCTCGCCCGCGCTGCACGAGGCCGAAGGGCACGCACAGGACATGAACTACGTGTACCGCCTCCTCGACCTCGAGCGTCTGCACGGGGCGGCGGCCACCGTCGAGGGCATCGTCGACCTCGCGCGGCAGTGGGGGTTCGACGGACTCAACGTCACCCACCCCTACAAGCAGCAGGTGATGGCGTACCTCGACGAGTTGTCGCCGGACGCCGCCAGGCTGGAGGCCGTCAACACCGTGGTCTTCACGGGAGGCAGGGCCGTCGGACACAACACGGACTGGACCGGGTTCGGCAGCAGCCTCGGCCGGGAGTTGCCGGGTGCGAGCCTCGACCGGGTGGTGCAGATCGGGGCGGGCGGCGCCGGAGTCGCCGTCGCCTACTCGGCGCTCACCCGGGGCGCCGGGCACCTCACCGTGACCGATGTCGACCTCGCCCGTGCCGAACACTGCCGGGACACGATGCGACAATTGTTTCCCGGCAGCGTCGTCGACGCGGTCCCGGTCTCGGAGATCGCGGGCCCGCTCACGGCGGCGTCCGGTCTGATCAACGCCACACCCATCGGCATGGTCGGATTCCCCGGCACTCCCGTGCCCGTCGAACTGCTGCGCCCCGACCTGTGGGTCGCCGACGTGATCTACCGGCCGATCGAGACGCCGTTGATCCGGGCGGCCCGCGCGCTCGGCGCGCCCACCCTCGGCGGCGCCGGCATGAACGTCTTCCAGGCCGCCGACGCGTTCGAGCTGTTCACCGGTGTCACACCGGATTTCGAGCGCATGTACGCGCACGTGCTGACGCTCGTCGCGCAGCAGTCCCGGCGCGCCGCGTAG